The Aspergillus flavus chromosome 2, complete sequence region ATCCGGATCCCGATTTTGAGTCTACGGCCCTGTAAGAATTTGAAGATTTTCACgacaaaaatatatatcctttGTGGCTTGTCTcgtttttctcttccttgtaaTTCATACTGAATGGGCTTCTTGCTCAGCCATTCGTTTACTTGATTCTTGACGTGTTTCTATATCGGTCCCAAGTATAGGTTGGCCGCTACCTAGTCGTTCATTTGGATATAAGATATTGTGCTTTTCGCATCAGTCTTTCTCAACTCGATAGTATAACTTCCTGTGATCAGCTACGCTTCCATTCCATTGGCACCCGGCCAACTAAACCTCGCATACCCTGGCTTCCCCCTAATTCGTCCTTAATATGTCGGCCGATCAAGAGTTTGAATACAAAAAGTGGCTCTCCACGAGCTGCCATCCTATTATAGATGGCATGGATACTGCGTACGGCTATCAGCCGTCGCTGGCTGCAGgcgtcgtcttcctcgttcTCTTTGGTCTCTCGATGATCGTTCACACAATCCAGTTTACCTGGAAAAGAACCTGGTGGTGTGCTGTCTTCAGTATTGGTTGTCTGAGTGCGTAACGTCCCAACCTCCCGTAACTTGGATAATGTACTGACCTGAAACCAATACAGCGGAGGTCCTAGGCTGGGCCGGACGTACCTGGTCCTCAGAATGTCCCTACAACATGACAGCCTTCCTGATGCAAATCTCCACCCTAATCATTGGTACGCAACCAAAGCAAAAACTGAACCCCTCCAACTGCCTATCCCTTAGCGAAACAGAGCACTAACCAATCAATATAGCTCCCACATTCTTCACAGCAGGCATCTACGTCCTCCTCGGCCGTTTCATCCAAATCCTCGGCCGCGACTCCTCCATCCTCAGTCCGAAAATGTACCTCTGGATCTTCTGCACCTGCGACGTCATCTCGCTCGTCATCCAAGCCATCGGCGGCGGCATCGCCTCCGCGGAgacaaacaaggaagacgGCGACACAGCCCCCGGCACCCACATCATGGTCGCCGGTATCGTCTTCCAGCTGTTCTCAATCACCATCTTTGTCGCCTGCGCCGCCGATTTCGTCCGCCGCGTCCTCCGCCGTCGTCTTCTGCAGAACATGAGCGGATCCATCACCCCCCTGTTCGCCGCCATGGTCTTCTCCGTGCTCTGCATCTACGTCCGAAGCATCTACCGTACCATCGAGTTGTCACAGGGTTGGTCCGGATATCTGATTACCCGGGAGAAGTACTTCATTGCGCTTGATGGTGCAATGATGGTGGCTGCTGTTGGCGtgttcaatatcttccatcCCGGCTGGTTGATGCCGAGTACCAAGGCTATGCAGTATGACCGGGAGATTATGTCTGAGGATGGTTATGGCCATACTACTGAGCTTCGGTGAAGAAACTAcgttcctttttccttttctctttatgTTCTTTGGTTAGGGTCGACATCGTTGCTTTTTGGTATAGCGAGTGCTTAGATTCTAGATCGTTGGTCTCCAAGGGTAACGAATATAATGTTTCAATATGTAATTGAATAAGGAACCCGTTAAGCATATACTTTCAGGTCAATTTCGTTAAGATTCATTAATCACAAAAACGCTCGAGAGAACAGCTAGAAATACAAAAAGATAAGTACGAATGacaaaaagaagggaaaaggaggaaacaGAAGAGAATAGAATCGGATATAACCTGAAGCGCCAAAGCTAAACATCATTCCGAAGGATAAAGGTGAAAAGGTCATAAAGGTGTTTCATCCGTACCAGGTCATCA contains the following coding sequences:
- a CDS encoding RTA1 like protein-domain-containing protein is translated as MSADQEFEYKKWLSTSCHPIIDGMDTAYGYQPSLAAGVVFLVLFGLSMIVHTIQFTWKRTWWCAVFSIGCLTEVLGWAGRTWSSECPYNMTAFLMQISTLIIAPTFFTAGIYVLLGRFIQILGRDSSILSPKMYLWIFCTCDVISLVIQAIGGGIASAETNKEDGDTAPGTHIMVAGIVFQLFSITIFVACAADFVRRVLRRRLLQNMSGSITPLFAAMVFSVLCIYVRSIYRTIELSQGWSGYLITREKYFIALDGAMMVAAVGVFNIFHPGWLMPSTKAMQYDREIMSEDGYGHTTELR